From one Catenuloplanes nepalensis genomic stretch:
- a CDS encoding GNAT family N-acetyltransferase translates to MAVISRPAVTCRPNDLHVLETERLWIVTSRATDYVRWLRIAVDDPESAPDWPEHVVAQARQVAIGSVADPVDASQPGLPVDPDWLFLAGVHRETRELVSSLSVFSRNRASEIGGSVRYGYRGQGYGHETLVAACALAHRHFGIARLVAGAEPSNTASRRWLAGAGFTSATGPPRVKLGNGRTIEALWWEHVDRDAELRCSRPRPHFRRGLLRTLARR, encoded by the coding sequence GTGGCGGTGATCAGTCGTCCCGCGGTGACCTGCCGGCCGAACGACCTGCACGTGCTGGAGACGGAACGGCTGTGGATCGTGACCAGCCGGGCGACCGACTACGTGCGCTGGCTGCGGATCGCGGTCGACGACCCGGAGTCGGCGCCGGACTGGCCGGAACACGTGGTGGCGCAGGCGCGGCAGGTGGCGATCGGGTCCGTCGCGGATCCGGTGGACGCGTCCCAGCCGGGCCTGCCGGTCGACCCGGACTGGCTGTTCCTGGCCGGCGTTCACCGGGAGACGCGGGAACTGGTGTCCAGCCTCTCCGTCTTCAGCCGGAACCGGGCCAGCGAGATCGGCGGCTCGGTCCGGTACGGCTATCGCGGGCAGGGCTACGGGCACGAGACCCTGGTCGCGGCCTGCGCCCTGGCGCACCGGCACTTCGGCATCGCGCGCCTGGTGGCCGGTGCCGAACCGTCCAACACGGCCTCACGCCGGTGGCTGGCCGGCGCCGGGTTCACGTCGGCGACCGGCCCGCCCCGGGTCAAGCTCGGCAACGGCCGCACCATCGAGGCCCTCTGGTGGGAGCACGTGGACAGGGACGCCGAGCTGCGCTGCAGCCGTCCCCGCCCGCACTTCCGGCGTGGCCTGCTCCGCACCCTGGCGAGACGCTGA
- a CDS encoding NmrA/HSCARG family protein, whose translation MTVLVVGATGLQGGATARALLAAGVPVRALVRDPGSPRAAEIAALGATLYRGDLRDPASLTGAVAGVRAVFSVQMPAWNEDGSADFDDELRQAVNLIDAAAAGGVEQFVQTSVSGAGRHAGGRWAPMDAVYRPKILAAERIRAVGFPRWTLLKPAFFMTNLHPATAYLFPRGVEGGLATVLKPGTHLSLVAVDDIGRAAAAAFTDPGRFDRVELELASDYRTMTEIAATLSRALGTPIAAPDMTEAEALAAGMPPYAVLSHAFLDAVGQPARPEFARALGIPLTSFETWANSAL comes from the coding sequence TGGCGCCACCGCCCGTGCTCTGCTGGCCGCCGGCGTGCCCGTCCGTGCCCTGGTCCGCGACCCCGGATCGCCGCGCGCGGCCGAGATCGCCGCGCTCGGTGCCACGCTGTACCGGGGCGACCTGCGCGACCCCGCCTCGCTGACCGGTGCGGTGGCCGGCGTCCGGGCCGTCTTCTCCGTCCAGATGCCCGCGTGGAACGAGGACGGCTCGGCCGACTTCGACGACGAACTGCGCCAGGCGGTCAACCTGATCGACGCGGCCGCGGCCGGCGGCGTCGAGCAGTTCGTGCAGACGTCCGTCTCCGGTGCCGGTCGGCACGCCGGAGGCCGATGGGCGCCGATGGACGCCGTCTACCGACCCAAGATCCTGGCCGCGGAGCGCATCCGTGCCGTCGGCTTCCCGCGGTGGACGCTCCTCAAGCCCGCGTTCTTCATGACGAACCTGCACCCCGCCACCGCGTACCTCTTCCCGCGCGGCGTCGAGGGCGGCCTGGCCACCGTGCTCAAGCCGGGCACTCACCTCTCACTCGTCGCCGTCGACGACATCGGCCGCGCCGCCGCCGCGGCGTTCACCGACCCCGGGCGCTTCGACCGGGTCGAGCTGGAGCTGGCGAGCGACTACCGCACCATGACCGAGATCGCGGCGACGCTGTCCCGCGCACTGGGCACGCCGATCGCGGCGCCGGACATGACCGAGGCCGAGGCCCTCGCGGCCGGGATGCCGCCCTATGCCGTGCTCTCCCACGCGTTTCTCGACGCGGTCGGCCAGCCGGCCCGGCCCGAGTTCGCCCGCGCGCTCGGCATCCCCCTCACGTCGTTCGAGACGTGGGCGAATTCCGCGCTGTAG